The DNA sequence ATTTTCTGGCCGCAACCGTTCGCAAGCTAATAAAGATTGATAGTAGTCCCAATTATATCCGCCAGCAGCTTTTAATTGCGAAGCTAACCTACGGTTTTTTAAAGCACGCGCCAAACGGGCAATCGGGGCTATTTGGCGGCGCAGCTTAAAGTAATCTTGTTTGGTTTGCTTAATCGTAATTTCGGTATTTTGTAATGCAGTAAATTCTTTTGCTTGCGCGAGAAAGTCATTGATGTTGTCGCCTTCATGTTCGAGTATTTTAAAAAACATTGGATGCCAGGGGTCATCAAGGATGGGCCAGCGCCCTAAAAGCTCACCCATTAGGTGCAGGCGTTCTTGTTCTTTTGTGGCTTTAAGTTTAGTGAGCTGAGCCTTCATTTCTTTTGCTTTTACTTCAAGTGCAGCTAATTCATTTGTTACATTTGTTTCGTTGTCACCTAAACCAGTGTCATGTGCCAGGCCGTGAATCAACCAATCATCTTCAAGCAAAGTTACTTTTGTACTGGTTTTCGTGGTTTTTGTATTAGCCTTAGCGCGCAGCCAACGCTCTGAAGTGGTGGTTGGTATGTCGATATCACTGGCTAATAATCGCGCCCGCGTATGTGCTTCGAGAGTTGAAATTTTGCCATCACCATCAAGATCTATAAGCGAAATTGGCAGAGCGGCACCATTAAAATCTTCGCTAGAAAGAGCATGCCAAAAATAGTTATTATAATTTTGTTCAATATCGCTATTATAATCAGGATGACAACCAGAGGCTGGTAAATCCGCAGTTGTGGAAAATATTCCACAGCGCAAAGTATTGGGTGCGTTAAGCTTAGCTTGGGCTTTTGCAAATACAATTTCAGCAAAACCACCACTATAGCAACTTGTCGCTATGATTTGCACGATGCGTTTAGTTTTTATTTCATCAAAAAATTGCGCGAGCTCAAGAGCGCTTATTGCACCATCACCCCATAAAGAAAGAGTGTTATCAAAAGCAGCGTTTGCTTGTTTGCCGAAACCTACCAAATAAATAAAAAAGGCTTTGTTTATATTATTATCGGCAAGAGTTTGAGTAAGCGCCATATGCACAAAATCTTTGGTTGCCGCCGCAGCTATCGGTAGTGTGCTAGATCGATAGCTGCTTTGCCGTCCCAAATGCGGGGTGAAAATAATGCTAAGATTTTCAAGTAATGGATTACCCTGTAAAGCTTGGTTGCTAATACGTATGCTCTTGCTTACTGGGCCACCCGCAAACAATATTTTGCCTTTTGCCCCCCAAGCTTGCATGGCAATACTTATATCTTGCTCAAGATTCGATTCATTATAAGCAGCGAAAGGGCCACCACCAATTATAAGCCAATTTAGATTTTTCGTGGTAATCAGATTTATAGCTTCTGAATTATTATCAGTAGTTATAGGTATGAATGGCGTTATTTGTTTGGTAGAGATTTCTTTTTGTTGCCCGACGTGAACTAATAAAATACTAATACCAAATATTATAACAAATATAACAGCAACCAGGGCTATAATGAACCATTTTTCAGATTTAGTTATTAAAGCGGACCTGGTATTCATTGGTTAATTTTAAGCTAATTATTAACTCGGAAATTCTTCTTCCCTCTGCGAATTAGATAAAGCAGAACTTCGAGAAGGCTGCAGTAAATTTGTACTTTCATCAGAGACTACAAAGAAATCAACAATACTGCGTAAAGATTCAGCTTGGGCAGCCATTTCTGCTGAAGTAGAAGCAAGTTCTTCAGCGGCGCTAGCGTTACGTTGAGTAACTGAATCAACTTGATTCATAGCGCGATTGATTTGACCAACGCTGGCAGATTGTTCTTGTGAGGCAGCAGATACTTCTTGTACCAAGCTTGCGGTTTGTTCGATTGCGGGTACAAGATCAGCTAAAAGCTTTCCAGAATGATTAGCTACTTCAACACTTGAAGTAGCCAACATCGCAATTTCTCTAGCGGCAGTTTGGCTGCGCTCAGCAAGTTTTCGTACCTCAGTAGCGACCACAGCAAAACCGCGACCATGCTCTCCGGCACGCGCGGCCTCGATAGCGGCATTAAGCGCCAGCAAATTGGTTTGATATGCAATTTCTTCAATTATTGATATTTTTTCTGCAATAGTACGCATAGCTGTAACTGTATCGCGAACTGATTCGCCGCTGCGACCCGCATCAGCGGCACCTTTAAGGGCTACTTGTTCGGTACGGCGGCTATTTTGTGCGTTTTGATTAATCGAAGAACTCATTTGTTCTAAACTAGCAGTAGTTTCTTCGATTGAAGCGGCTTGCTGGGAGGTGCCTTGTGAAAGATCTTGTGACGCCAAAGCGATATGACCAGCGGCGTTTTTTAAAGCAGCTACGCCACTACGTACTTCGCGGATAATGTGTGATAAGCGTTTAGTCATTTGTGCAATTGCCACTTGGAGTTCACCAATTTCGGCGCCGCCCCTCACTTCTATATTTTGGGTTAAATCTCCCTTGGCGACGCGATTAGCAACATTGACTACTGAAAGCACGGGTTTACTAATGCTGCGGGTGATTAGAAACGCAAGGATGATAACCAGTAGTAAAATAACTGCAGTGGTAATCCAAATGCGTATTAAAATAGCACTTTGGGTGTTTTCATTTTTTCTTATGCTAGCCTGAGCATCAGCTCTTTCACGGTGAAGTAAAGTAGCAAAGACACGCTCCATACCATTTATTGCGGGTATAACATTTTGCGCAATTTCATTGCGACCTTGAGCTAGTCTTTCAGCATTGATGTGCCCATAAGCAGAAGTTAGCGCACTGAGGGCATTAATGCTTTCATTTTCAAGGTTTTTAATTATTTCGTGACCAAACTTATCTTTAGACTTCTGCAACTCTTGTATACTGTTAGCAAGCAAGGAACCCGCACTGTCGATTTCACGGTTAATATTGCCAAGTTCAGTAGCATCAGTTGTGAGACTTAATTTAAGAGCGAGTTGATTTAATTTTGATGTTACAACAAAGCCCTCAAAGGCTTGCTCAGTATGAAACCAACTTGTTTGGTTGGTTTTAGCTAACTCAGTCACCAACTGTGATAAAAGCGCTGTGCCATACCAGCCGCTAAAACCAAAAAGTACAAATACTGCGGCAAAAGCTACAAATAATCTCCAACCAATACTCAGTTTTTTCATTCGTAGCCCTCATTTAGATAGAGCGATGAATGTGAAGCAATGCTATAGTTTACACAACATTTTACGAGAAGCCACTTTGTATAGTAATTTAATTGTTTATTTTTAACTACTCAGCCCCCACCCGGCGCGGCGTCAGAAAATACCATTAAAGAAACAACCTTGTTTCTTAAGAGTGCTGGATCGCTTATTGGCTATCACATTCTATCAGTGTATTTGCCGCACTACGAACAGCATCGTCATCATCTTTTTGTAATATACGAAGAGCGACTTTTATAGAATTTTCGCCGTTTTGTTTGCAGCGCGCTAACAAGATGGTTACAGCATCAATTTTATACTCGGTTGGTGCATCAAGTAGAGCCAGTTCAGGAGCTAAAGGCATTAATAAGTCGCGAGCTTTCCATGCAATATCTTGTTGTTGGTCATTTTTAAAAAACTGCAGTCGTTGTATCGTGATTTCACGCGGTAATTGAGTTGATACTTTAGCGATAGCATCGAGAGCTGCACGGCGCACTTCACTTACAGTATCAATTGAAAGTTTTTTTAATCTTTCGGTGGCTTTAGTATTGTTTTCTTTTGCGATGATACTAGCTGCAAGTGATTTTATATTTGATTGCTGACTATTTAAGGCGACAATAAGCATAGCCTCTAATTCAGGAAGATGATTTTTAGCAGCCATCGTAAAGGCACTTGCTAATGAGGTTGCCGGTAATACTGAATGATTAATTGCGGATAATAAAGCTTCACCAAATCTATATATACGGATGGATGCTAAATGGTCTATCTCTGAATTTCCGTTATTCTCTGAAGAATTTACAATATTTTGGGGTTTTTTAGGGCTATCTATTGAAGCATCAAGAGTATCGTTGTTAAGGGTGACCAATGTAATATCATTATTGTACTCTACTAATGCCCATATTTTATTAGATGTTGAACATAAATTATACACCCGACCACCAATCATCATAGCAGGTGAAAGTGGATAAGAAAAATTTAAATAGTAGAGTCCAGGTACAGGAGTGGCCCCAGCAATAATAGCGCCCTGTTGATATAAAAATGCCGCAACGACAGTAAAAGGTAGATTACCTATTGCTCTACATTTGCGTTGATAACAATAGCTTACTTGTTTTCCTTTAATTATTATTTTTGTAAGAGGAGAACCATCATCATCAAGAATATTGTTTAAGTTATCATCAAATTCGAGCTTAATAAATGAATTTCCGGCATTATAAGGCAAAGTACGCATTGGTTTTGCAAGAGTGATCGCAGATAATGAAATTCCATCTGCATCAGCGCGTAAAGTGGCGCCATCAAATTCCCAAAACAAAGATTTTTGTACTTTATCACAAATAAATTGCGGCGGGGTCGATGTTGCAAATACGAAAAAAAAGGTTGATAATAAAATATTAGTCATCAATATCTCCGGCAAATATAGGGACACCCCCTACATATATTGCAAAATTAAAGCTGCCAATTTTTTGACCTTAAGTCGATAGCAATTTAGGTTAGAGGTCATTTTGCCAGCATCTTTAGTTCGTATGCGATGCGCGTTTGTTTACGAACTTTAAGTGGCCAGGCGGGCCAAGCTTAAGGAGGAAGCCATGATGACGAGTGAACACCACCGAAAAAATGAGAGAGCAGCACTCGATCTGTATGTAAATAAAATTGTTGGTGACGAGCCACACTTAGTTCGGATTCGAGATATTTCAGAAAGTGGCGTATATTTTTATAAATTGCTTGAACCAGAAATAAATAGTTCAGAGTTTGTTGGTCTTGAAATGAAATTGCCAAATTCTGAAGAAGTTATTTGGGCAGTAGGTGAAGTTGTGCGATTAGATAAACGCAATGACAATGATGGTACTGCGGTACGTTTTGTGCGTATCTCAGAATCTGATCGTAGAATTATTTCAGATTACATAATTTCTGCTGGAGCTAGCGCAACTTGCGCAGCGTAGGTATTTTTTATCGATTTTTTGAATTTTTTAAAAAACCGCGCCTAAAGTATAGTTATTCGTTCGTTTATATGCTTTGTCCGGTAGGACGATGGAAATTTTTGTAGCTTATGCATGTATATATCATCAATGTTTAAAGCGAACGCTGCTGGCAATTTTTAAAAGTCCATGGACCGTTTTTTTACCCATGGCAATGTCGGGTGCCATGATTATCGCAGCAAATCTGCTTAGCGGTCTTGGTTTAATTGCTGGTATTGCTATTACTTTAGTTTTTGCAGCTTTATTTTCTAGTTATTTATATTTTGTTAGAGAGTTAGTTTTAGGTGGAAAAGCAAGCATTAATGAATTAAGTCGAAGTTTTAAACTTTATTTTTGGGATATTATAAATTTAGGCTTTGTTGTTTGGATACTAGAATTATTGGTGGGATTATTAGTTGCACGTAGTTCACAAGGTGTAGTGATACTTGCTTTTTTACATTTTGCTGAATTTGTTTTGTTAAATGCGGCGCCAGAGATAATTTATGTTCATCATACTTACGGTGGCTTAGCAACTGTACAGCGCAGCATAAGATTTATTCATGAGAATTGGATTGAATGGTTTTTTCCCAATTTAATTGTTGCGGCTATTTTTTATTTTGGACTACCAATACTTTGGTCATCAGGACTACCAGTAGTTCTAATTAGTTTGACCGTGGGTGTTATTTTTCATTTTTCATTTGTTTTTCGTGGTTGCTTATTTATCGAGCTTGATTCAAGTTCACATCGTCAGCGTATGCATAAATATCGGACATTGAAGAGCTAACTTCTACTTCGTTGCTTTTTTAGGCTTGGTAGCAACAAATAAGTCAAGTAGAGTCATTGATTATGATGAGAGCAATATATAAAAGCTTACTGTTTGTTAGTGTCCCTACAGTGCTTACAGTGCTTGGTTGTGGTGGCCCAACAGTTTCTTCAACCAAAGTAGTATCTAATACCGCCAAAGCTCCTGCTGCTAATGCTCCAGCTTGGGCGTTAGAGGGTGATCAGAAAACCAATACCGGATCATATTTTATCTGTGAAGGACAAGGGCCCAATGAAGATCAAGCATTGCGGGCTGCCCAGGGTATTTGCAGTGCCAAGATATGTGAATTGTGCGGTGTTGAAGTAAAGTCTACTGTCGAAACTAGAGAGACCTTAGAGCAAGTAAATGTCGAAAGAAAGGTAGTTGAAACTTGTCGTCGCGTTCGCAAATCAGAAGATGAAATTCGCTATAAACAATCTTCATGCGGACCTGATGGTTGTACTAGTTGGCTGCAAGTTTTCTATAGCGCCGCAGCTGAGGCGCGCGAGTGTAAAGCTTATGCAGATGGTAATTTTGCCGACCCCGCTGAGTGTGAGCGCATTATTGAAGAGTTTCGTAAAACACCGGGTTTAAGTTTTGCTTCTTTTAATACTCGAGTTGACTTGCTTAATCAGGCGATTGTTGCCTGTGCTGAAATTGATGTTCGTCCAACTCCCCGGTTGACCGCGCTTGATGAAATATTATGGCAAGGGGTGCTCTCTCCCAGTCTTATACCTTGGCGTAAGAATTCTGATGATAAAAGCAAACCATTAAAAGAACGGGTTCTAGACTATCTTGAATTGCGACGAGTTGAAGCACAGCGTGGTCGCGCCCAAGAAATATATCGCCCCATAGACCGACAGCAACTACGTGAGACTAAAGTATTTGTTGAGCGTATTGCTAAGATCCGCGATGCCATGCGAGCATATGCATCGATTATTTATATGTTTGAAGAACTTGCCAATGTGCAATTTACTCTTGCAGAAAAAGCAGACACTAAAAAACTTGTTGATGCCATGGCCGCCGTAATTCCAATCGGTAAATATGACCGCATGGATTTACATATGTGGGTTACCAGAGTCCTTTCGGCGACATATATAGATTGGCCAGAGGTTAAGAAATTTTTAATGCAAACCTATCCTCCGCCAACTGGTTATACATCAAATATAATGCTGCTTTTTAAAAGTGACGAACTCATAACTGATGATGAATGGGAATTTGTCAGCAAAGGAGAGTCTTGCATTACTTGCTATGCAAAACTTCTTTCGGTAGTTAATCATGATGGTGCAGAGAGTAAGCGCTTTAATCGTGTGGTAACGGTGGTAAAAAAATTATATACTGAAAAGATAATACCACGTAAAATTAAAGGTGTTACTGATGTGCTTGATGCCGAGTATTTGTTACGACTTGAACCCGAGATCCCTAAAGCTATTGTTAATGATATTTATACTTGGGACCGTTTAATGCGAGCCTATAAACATCTTGCTATCAAAGGCATGGATAAAGCTGCTGATAAAACGCGTAAAAAACTGGTAGAGCGTTTACGGCAACAACTTAAGCAAGATATTGCTAGCGAAAAATGTAATCATTTAGACCATAAGCTAAAAATTCTAGAAGAAGAGGGCATTAATACAAGCGAATTCGAAAAAGACCTCTGTAAATGCATCCAAAAGCAAAAAAGTGATCGCCGTGTAGGTGACTTAGATGAACTTTTTTTGCGCTTAATTAATTGGGGAGCAACTTGTGTTAATAAGGGAGGGGCATCATCATGATCACGCTATCGCTAATAATTTCTTTGTTAAGTTCGTATGACTATTGCAAATGGCACGAAGCGCCCAATCAGCGTCCTTTAATCACCGTTGAGGATTATGGTGGACAATGGCGAATTAATAGAAACTATCATCGATTGTGGGCAATGTGCATGTTACAATGTGGAGCAAAGGCCCCTATTTTACGGGTAACAGCATATGATGATAATAAGAAACAAATAATTTTAGAAAAGGCTATTGATCTTAAACAAAGCCTTGATCCGCATAGCTATGCTTCTGTCTCAGAGACTTTTTATCCTTGTGATAATAGTCCCCCTAATCGGCGTAACAAAGATGCAGTGTTATTTGGCGCAGTTAGTAGACGCCAATGGCATAACCCTAGAAAGATAGTAGTTGAGATAATAGCCAAAGGTATAATGGCACCTATAGCCGCTAAGACCCAAGCAGAGGTAATGTGCCAAGCATGCGAAACTAAGCATGGTACTGCTTCGCTTAATCATTACATTTCTGAAAAAGATACCGCGCGTTTTTATATTTCAGTACCTAAAGCACGTTATCAATGTGCTGGTGACGGAGGGCGCTTAATATTAAGACGATATTGGATAGATGAAGGTAGCGAAAAGTGGTTTCCGATAGTACCGTATCAAGCAGTTAATAACTTGCAAAATAAATTAAAACCACAAGGCGATAAAATGATGTATGAGATAAAAAGCCCAGCGAAAAACTTTTGTCGTTCAAAAAAGACAAACATCTGGGAAGTTATAGGCATTGATGAATATGCAACAATCGCTAACCATGGCAACTATGGGCCAGCAGCAAACATTCGTCGAGATCAAGTTGAGTTTTTAAGATGTAAATAAGGACAAATTACATTAAAGCGAGCTTAGGGCATGTCCCTGATTACGCGATAACATTACCTGCTGAGTGTTGTGCTTCTATTACCCTTAATAGGCGCCATTTGCCGCTACGATAGCGTAAATATAATGAAGAGGCTATTATCCAAATCAGTATTACTAAAGCTATCCATGTGGTTTTGGGGGTTGTATTAAACACATTAAATAATACAAAAGTTACAAGCAAAAGTAGCCAATGGCCGCTTACCGAAATACACATAGTAACAAAAGTATCTCCGGCGCCACGTAGAGCACCGCTAAAAACTAAACCTATTGCATCAGCAAGAATATAAACACTAATCAAGCGCACCAAAAAAACGGAGAGGCTGTAAGCATTAGTTTCACTTGGTGATAGAAATACTTTAGTAAGCGCATCAGGGAATAAGCTGCATAAAAATAATAAAATAGCTGCATATACTGAAACTATTTTAAGGCCTGATTTAACAACACGTTGTGCATCGTCGGGATTATTTGCCCCCATACTGCGTCCAACCAAACTGGTAACCGCTATATTGACCCCGATCATGGGGATAAATGAAACCATATCCCAACTAAACGCAACCGTTGCAGCGGCGGCTACATGAGCGCCTTGCGAGTGAAAAGTCATTACCAGCAAGTTAAATGCGCTTAAATTAAGTAAAAACTCAAAACCCGCCGGTGAGCCAAACTTGCATAGATTTTTCATAACCTTGCGATTAAAGCGCATGTTTGAAACTGTACCAAACTGTTCACGTTGTTGATGGTGAAAGTAAGCTATTAATAATATCGCAAGCCCGGTAATTGTTGCGACAATCGAACCAATGGCGGCGCCAGCAATACCTAATGCCGGAAATCCCAGTTTGCCAAAAATAAGCAAATAAGCGCAGACAACATTTACCAGCAAACTGATTGCAGTTGAGGCCATGACAATACGGGTGCGACCGATACCACTAAAAAAAGAACTGAAGGTATGACGTAGCAGACTAAAAACTGAGCCAAACATTAGAATAACAAAATAAGTACGTTGTGGTGCAATTTGTTCAGCTGGCAGATTAAAGAGATCGAACAGTTTATAACCAATGGGAATGCAAGCTAAAACAATTGGATATGCTGCAACTGCGATTATTAATGATTGGGTGACTGCTAAACCACATTTGTTTACCTGACCTGCGCCTAAATATTGTGCTACTAACGCATTAGTATAACCGATTAAACCCACAAAGAATGTAATAAACATGAATGCACTAAGGCCACCAACCATTGCTGCACTCATATAGTGGGGGCCTAGTTGTGATAAAAACTGTCGATCGATAAAAATCATTAAGGTATCACAAGCTTGTGAGACCATTAACGGTAGCGCAATAGTAAGCAAAGCACCCATGCTGGCTGGGTCACCAAGACGATTCGTTGCACAAGACATTGAACTCTCTATTAATAATTAAGGGGCCAGGCATTTCTCATTTTGTACTGGCATAATGCAAGTAAAAACAGCTTTGGTTTTTTTATTAAAGTTGTTTTAACATCAGATTTGCAATCATTTTTGCATAACTAAGTTTGCCTTTGAGGCACATAACATATTGATTTTACACAAATAGTTATAATTAAAGCTTTAAGTTAAGAGGGTGAATTACTTATAGCTTTGGCCTAATTCATTTAGGGACACTCCCTATAAAAAATGCGTTTATTTATATGCACAAAATTAAACAACGGCGGTGTCACCATTATGTAAGTTTTTTTTAAGGAGCTAATACATGCGTTTGCAGAACGATTCGTATGACAGCTTTATAGCAATTCATAAAAGGCAGGGCGATAAATATGGCGC is a window from the Deltaproteobacteria bacterium genome containing:
- a CDS encoding PilZ domain-containing protein, with product MMTSEHHRKNERAALDLYVNKIVGDEPHLVRIRDISESGVYFYKLLEPEINSSEFVGLEMKLPNSEEVIWAVGEVVRLDKRNDNDGTAVRFVRISESDRRIISDYIISAGASATCAA
- a CDS encoding HEAT repeat domain-containing protein; protein product: MTNILLSTFFFVFATSTPPQFICDKVQKSLFWEFDGATLRADADGISLSAITLAKPMRTLPYNAGNSFIKLEFDDNLNNILDDDGSPLTKIIIKGKQVSYCYQRKCRAIGNLPFTVVAAFLYQQGAIIAGATPVPGLYYLNFSYPLSPAMMIGGRVYNLCSTSNKIWALVEYNNDITLVTLNNDTLDASIDSPKKPQNIVNSSENNGNSEIDHLASIRIYRFGEALLSAINHSVLPATSLASAFTMAAKNHLPELEAMLIVALNSQQSNIKSLAASIIAKENNTKATERLKKLSIDTVSEVRRAALDAIAKVSTQLPREITIQRLQFFKNDQQQDIAWKARDLLMPLAPELALLDAPTEYKIDAVTILLARCKQNGENSIKVALRILQKDDDDAVRSAANTLIECDSQ
- a CDS encoding MATE family efflux transporter — its product is MSCATNRLGDPASMGALLTIALPLMVSQACDTLMIFIDRQFLSQLGPHYMSAAMVGGLSAFMFITFFVGLIGYTNALVAQYLGAGQVNKCGLAVTQSLIIAVAAYPIVLACIPIGYKLFDLFNLPAEQIAPQRTYFVILMFGSVFSLLRHTFSSFFSGIGRTRIVMASTAISLLVNVVCAYLLIFGKLGFPALGIAGAAIGSIVATITGLAILLIAYFHHQQREQFGTVSNMRFNRKVMKNLCKFGSPAGFEFLLNLSAFNLLVMTFHSQGAHVAAAATVAFSWDMVSFIPMIGVNIAVTSLVGRSMGANNPDDAQRVVKSGLKIVSVYAAILLFLCSLFPDALTKVFLSPSETNAYSLSVFLVRLISVYILADAIGLVFSGALRGAGDTFVTMCISVSGHWLLLLVTFVLFNVFNTTPKTTWIALVILIWIIASSLYLRYRSGKWRLLRVIEAQHSAGNVIA
- a CDS encoding HAMP domain-containing protein, encoding MKKLSIGWRLFVAFAAVFVLFGFSGWYGTALLSQLVTELAKTNQTSWFHTEQAFEGFVVTSKLNQLALKLSLTTDATELGNINREIDSAGSLLANSIQELQKSKDKFGHEIIKNLENESINALSALTSAYGHINAERLAQGRNEIAQNVIPAINGMERVFATLLHRERADAQASIRKNENTQSAILIRIWITTAVILLLVIILAFLITRSISKPVLSVVNVANRVAKGDLTQNIEVRGGAEIGELQVAIAQMTKRLSHIIREVRSGVAALKNAAGHIALASQDLSQGTSQQAASIEETTASLEQMSSSINQNAQNSRRTEQVALKGAADAGRSGESVRDTVTAMRTIAEKISIIEEIAYQTNLLALNAAIEAARAGEHGRGFAVVATEVRKLAERSQTAAREIAMLATSSVEVANHSGKLLADLVPAIEQTASLVQEVSAASQEQSASVGQINRAMNQVDSVTQRNASAAEELASTSAEMAAQAESLRSIVDFFVVSDESTNLLQPSRSSALSNSQREEEFPS